ATTAATATTATTTAAATGATGCTAGAAAGGAGGTTTTATATGCGTCGAGTCAAAAGAATTATTGATGATATGAGGAGGCGATGTGGATATAAACGAATGTTGAGTCAACATCCGCATGAGGTTGACATATTATTTGATGTAATATCTAAAAGGCTTGGCCGCGAGGCTCTTATCAGACAGGTGAAAAATAAAAAAGATTATTATCTGATAGATATAGCTTTTTCATATTTTCAAAAAGCGGACAGAAACAGGCAGGTTGGATATAGGTCAGGCTTTTGTTTTAGGAAGCCGAGTTTTATCTATAAAGAATTAATGTTTATTATCGTGCACTCACCGATAATGTTCTCATTTTTTCAACAAAACTTTGATTACGATGTTTTTAGAAGTATTTTAGAAAAAACAGGAAAATATCGAGATTGTAATTATATGTATTATACGATCTTTAATAAAAACAGGGATACAAAGGAAACCTTTGAAATATCCACCGAATCAATGGATGAATTTCTGAAAGAGATTGATTTGGTAGAAAGTCAATATGGTTTTGCAAAAACGGTTTTCTCTGCAAAAAATTCAAGTAAAGCTAATTTAGGTAACACATATTATCTCCTTATTGCTAATAAGTTTACCACAGAAAATATATCAGAAATAATAGATATTTCTTGGGATTTATTTATGTGGTTGTATCCCAGCAAGCCACTTTTTTCCAGAGATGCCACACTGAATAGAAGCATGAGAAATATAGAAAGAAAGTGCGAATTTCATCATATAAAAAATTTGCCTAATTTTATGACAGATATAGAATGCGAAGGCGTTATTCAAGCTGCCCATATAAAACCGCATCATAAAGGCGGTAGCGATAAAATGGAGAATGGGCTATGGCTGTGCGAAAAACATCATAGGCTGACGGAGGGAAAAATTTCTGGAAGAAGAAACAAAACGGCTATAGATGTACGTTACATATCTTAATTGAATAGATTTTTCCTTCCATTTACAAGCATGTACTTCTTACGAGGGTTTTAGTGCGAATGATGTTGCTTTTTTATTATATAATTCTATGATGAAGAAAGGGGTGGAGAATTTGTCTTCACAATTCTACACGATATTTGCCGTAGCCTTGGGCAGTGGGCTTGGTTATAAATTGAACTTTCCCGCGGGAGCGATGGTCGGCGGTCTTCTGGGCGGCCTCATCGTCAAGGGAGCGTTCACCATGGGGCTCGATCCCAAGATAGATTGGCTCTCCTACCTTTCCCAGGCGCTTGTGGCATATGTTCTGGTGCGCGGGAGCGACTTTTCCTCGCTCCGGGAGCTGCCTAAATACCTTCCCGCGGCGATAGCCTACAGTCTGCTGCTGCTTGCTTTCACACTCGGCCTGGCCTGGCTCTTCGCCCATTTCTGCAAGATGGATTTTCTCACGTCTCTCTTCGCGACGACCCCGGGAGGGCTTACGGGCATTGCCGTGGTGGCGGTGGACATCGGCGCCAACCCCGCGATCTCCGTCCTTTTCAACATCTGCCGTATCGTGACGGTGCTTGTCGTGGTGCCCATCCTTGCCAATATAATAGTGAAACACTGAAAGGAAAACTTTATGGCACAAAGTCAGCCTTTAATATGGCACTCGCTCAATACATTCAGAAAACTGGTCTGCGCTCTGCCGCATGAGAGGGCCGTCGCGCTTGGAGGCGCGCTGGGTTCTCTTGTCGGACGTTTTTCCCATAAGAAAGTTTCCGAGGCGCAGGAACGCTGTGCGAAGATACTGGGAGTTTCCCGCGAAAGGGCGCTGGAGATCGTGCTCGGCTCATACGGCCACTTTGGACGCGCAGCCGCGGAATTCGCGCGGATGCCGGTCATGGCGGACAAGATAGATTCGCTGATGCACAGCAGCGGACAAGAGCACCTTTTCGAAGCGGTAAAATCCGGGCGCGGCGCGATACTTGCCACGGCGCATATCGGCAACTGGGAATATGCCGCATGCTGGCTCGCGCATCTGGGGCTGCCGATAAATTCGCTCGGCGCCGACCAGCGGGACGAGCGCATAACCGAACTTATCAAAGAGCTGCGCCGCGCCGGCGGTTCCAAGGCGCTGGGCAAGGCGAGCGACCTCAAATCGATGATGAAGGCGCTGCAAAACGGGGAGATAGTCGCCGTCCCGGTCGACCAGGACGCAAAGGAGTTGGGCGTGGTCTCGCCTTTTCTGGGCTTCGCGGCAAGCACGCCGGTAGGCCCGGCGAAGCTTGCCGCGAAGCTCGGCTGCGACGTCATCCCCGGAGCCTGCGTGCGGCGGCCGGACGGTATCAGTTTTGAGCTGACGCTGCTGCCGCCGATGAAGGGCCGCGGCGGGGAGCCCTTCGGCAAGGATATGCAGGCAAGCACCGACGACCTCAACGCCGTCATATCGGAGATGATCCGCGCGCATCCAGATCAGTGGATGTGGATGTATCCACGATGGGAATCGGTGGAGAGGGGCATTTTCGGTGATCGCGGGAATTGATCCCGGGCGCTGGAAGATAGGCGTCGCCTTCGTCGAGGGGAAGGAGCTGCTTTTTTCGGCGATAGTCCCCGCCGAGAAACGAGCCGTCCTTATCAGTGCCTTTGAAGCGGGGGAATGGGGCCCTCTCGGAGAATGGCGCATGGAGGGCGCGGTGAAAAATCTCGCGGGACGCCGCGCCGAAAAGATCTGCATCGGCGACGGCACCTCCTCAAAAGAATTCGCAAAAGATTTTCCCTTTGAATACAGCGAAACAGATGAATACGGCACTACGCTTGAGGCGCGGAAAATATTTTGGCGGCTGCACCCGCCGGGCGGAATAATGAAACTTGTCCCGCTCTCGCTGCGCACGCCGCCGAGAAACATAGACGATCTGGCCGCTTATGCCATCATTTTAAGAGCGGAGGGCTCTTTAGATTAATTTTACGAGCACGCCGTACTCCGCAAGTTCATTGTTCATGCTCTTTGCGACGGCCTCCGCCGCCGAACGGTACATTTCGGAGATGAGATTGCTCTGTCCGTGCGGCAGCCTGACGATGATTTCCGGGGATTCTCCGCCCATCATGTAGGGCAGCGCGCATTTGCAGAGCATGAAGAGTCCGTTTATCGCCGCCGTGTGCGCCGTAAAATCATCCTCGGAGAGGTCCAGGAATAGTTCGCCCCGCGCCGTAAGCTCCGGCATATAGATGAGCCTGTCGATCGCGCCGAGGTTCTCCGCGCAGCCGACGACCGCCGGCGCTATCGCCTCCAGCGTCATCTCTCCCGTTACGCATCCTCCCGCGCAGCCGGACATCTCCCGCAGCCGCTTTTCCAGCTCCGCCGCCATTTCCGGGACGGCGCAGGTATAATAGACCGCGCCGTCCGCGATCAGCTCTGCCGCCGCCGATAGGTCGGATGGCGCGAAGGGCAGGAATATCTTTCTTTTTTCGGGCATTTCAGGCGGCGCTACTTTCCCTCGTTCGTCTTCGCGGCTTCAAGTTTGCGCAGCACGTCGCGATATCCGTCCGCCCCGTACTCGACAAATTTCTTTACCCGGCTGATCGTCGCGGTGCTGGCGCCGGTGGCCTGCACGATCTGCGGGTAGGAGAAACCCTTGATGAGAAGGCTGGCGACCTGGAGCCTCTGCGAGAAAGCCTTGATCTCGGAGAATGTCGCGACGTCCTCAAGAAAACGGTATGCCTCGTCACGGTCTGTAATAGCGACTATGGAATCGCAAAGCTGGTCGGTGAATTCGTCTTTCCACTGGTTTGACATAGTTTTGCCTCCGTATTTTAGAGCTTTAATCAGGGACTATATTAAAAAGGATACGCTAAATCGCGAAAATGTCAAGTTAGGTTAATGTACTAAAGCGATTTTTGTCATGCGCATGAACAGCAAGGGATATCTTTGCGGGAAAAGCTCGACGCGTTTGCCAGTGAATGCTGTCATTCCATATCGCAAAATTCCTTAAAAGAGTGGTAAAATACAATGCAACTGTAAACGAAAAAATATATGACCAAGAGCGTATGGAGGAGTTTATAAATGGCAAAAAACATCACACCGAAAGAAAAAGATTATTCGCAGTGGTATCTCGACGTCATCCGCGCCGCGGAGATGGCGGACTACGCGCCGGTGCGCGGATGCATGGTCGTGCGCCCGACGGGCTACGCGATCTGGGAGCTCGTTCAGAAGCATTTTGACGACGCCTTCAAAGAGACGGGGCACGTCAACGCCGCCTTTCCGCTGCTCATCCCGCAGTCCTTCCTCTCCAAAGAGGCGGAGCATGTAGAGGGCTTTGCGCCGGAATGCGCCGTAGTCACCCATGCCGGCGGCGAAGAGCTTGAGGAACCGCTCATCGTGCGCCCGACATCGGAGACCGTCATCGGCCACATGTACAGCAAGTGGGTCCAGTCGTGGCGAGATCTGCCGATCCTCATAAACCAGTGGTGCAACGTCATGCGCTGGGAGAAGCGCCCGCGCCTCTTCCTGCGTACCTCGGAATTCCTCTGGCAGGAGGGGCACACCGCCCACGCGAGCAAGGATGAGGCCGTCGAGGAAACGCTGCGTATGCTCGAGGTGTACCGCCGCATCATGACAGACTATCTCGCGCTGCCCGTCCTTGAGGGAGAGAAGACGGAGGGAGAGCGTTTCCCCGGAGCCGACAACACCTACACCTGCGAAACGATGATGAGCGATAAAAAGGCTTTGCAGGCCGGCACGAGCCACTACCTCGGCCAGAACTTCGCAAAAGCCTTCGAGATACAGTTCCAGAACAGGGATGGCGAGATGGAGTTTGCCTATACGACCAGTTGGGGCGTCTCCACGCGCCTCATCGGGGCGATCATCATGACCCACTCCGACAACGACGGCCTTGTGCTGCCGCCGCGCATCGCCCCCGTCAAGGCGGTCATCGTTCCAATTTCGACGAGCGGCGAGAAGATAGAAAAAGAGCTTATGCCGAAGGCCGCCGAGCTCAAGGCGGCGCTCAATGAAGCGCTCGGCGGACGCTTTGTCAGCATAGACTCCCAGTTCCACATGCGCCCCGGCGACCGTTTCTTCTCGCACCTGCAGAGGGGCGTGCCGCTGCGTCTTGAACTAGGAGAAAAAGAATACGCGGCGGAGAAGCTCCGCGTCGTACGCCGCGACACCGGCGAGAAGCTGGAGATCGCCTGGGCCGACGCGCCGGCGGCGATCCCCGCGCTGCTTGAGGAGATACAGCAGAACCTCTATCGCCGCGCCCTGGAGTTCCGTCTCGCGAACACCCACAGGGCTGACAGCTTTGAAGAGTTCAAGATGCTTCTTGAGGAGAAGGGCGGTTTTATCGAAGTCTTCTTTGACGGTACGAAAGAGGACGAAAAGGCGATAAAAGAGGCGACCGGCGCGACGCCGCGCTGCTTCCCCTTCGCCCATTCCGAGGAGCGCGGCAAATGCTTCTACACCGGCAAAGAGGGCGCGCGAAAGGCGATCTTCGCCAAGGCCTATTAAAGCCGGATCCAGAAAAATAAAAAGAGGGGCGCGGTCCTTATCCGCAGCCCCTCTTTTGCGTTAAGAGCCGCGGCCGCCGCTCGGCGGCCATTCCCTAACTCCTGATCTCAGCCTCGCTGCCGCTGGCGCCGTTTTTGGTGACCACGATCTGTTTTTCTATCCTCTCCCTGAGTTCGCCGACATGCGAGATTATGCCTACGAGGCGTCGTCCCTCGCTGAGCGAGGCCAGCACTTTGAGCGCCTGTTCGAGCGATTCTCCGTCGAGCGAGCCGAAGCCCTCGTCCACGAATAGCGTGTCGAGCTTCACTCCGCCCGCGACCGACTGTATCTCATCGGAGAGGCCGAGCGCCAGCGAAAGCGAGGCCATAAACGACTCGCCTCCCGAGAGAGTCTTTACTCCCCTGACCGTGCCGTTGTAATGATCGACGACGTCGAGATCCAGGCCGATCTTCCCCTTCAAAGTCTCCTCATTTTCCCTGCGTTTCAGCTCGTACTGCCCTGATGACATGACCATAAAACGCACGTTGGCGCGCTGGAGGATCCTCTCGAAGCAGGCCATCTGGACGTAGGTTTCAAGCATGATCCTTGGCTTGCCGTTCAGCGTCCCGTTGGCGGTCTCGGCAAGGGGTTTGAGCAGCCGCCGGAGTTTTTCTTCCTCCGCCAGCTCTTTGCTCTTCGCGGAAAGGCCGGCGGCCGCCTTATGGTTGACGCTGAGGCGCGCAGCGACGACGCCGCGCTCAAGCGCCAGCGCCTCTTTGCGCGCCGAGGCGGCGGCCTGTTCCTTTTTGAGCTCTTCTGCGTCGGTCTCTTCAGCGCCGGAGAGGCCTTTTTCAAGTCCCTTGACCCTACCCTCCGCCTCGTCGCGTTTTGTGCGGCAGCCTTGGAGCGCCAGGCGGCTCCTAGCGAGAGCCGCCTTCATGGACTCCAGCTCTTTTTCCTTCTCCTTCACCGCACGCTCTGCCTCGGCCCTGCCGGCGTATGGCAGGCGCAGCGACAGGGCCTGCACGCTGTCCTCTTCGGCACGAAGCGCCCCAGCAGCCTCCGTCAGTTTTATTTCGGCGCTGCGGATCGCCTGTTCGAGCGTGTTTCTTTGCTCCTCCCCCGCGGGGATGAGCGTCTCAAGTTCCCGTGTCCTCTCGATCTTTGCCGCGGCAAGGGCGATCGCCCTCTTGGTCTCACAGACGGTCTTTTCCGCCTCTTTGAGTTCCGCCGCGCTTTGGGCCTCTGCTTTATCCAGCCCGCATTCCGCCAGGACTTTGCCGCAATCTTCCGTCAGTGAACGTTCGTCCGCTTCGATCATCCCGGCAAGCCTGCTGATTCCGTTATCGGCCTCCGCCTGCGCCTGCCGCCATTCTTCGGCGAGGAGGCACAGCTCTTCTTCGCGCATCTTTATCTCTTGGGCGAATGCGGCGGCCTTTTGTTCTGATTCGTTCCTGTTCTTTATATCTTTGGCCGCCGCCGTCAGGGCCTCATCTAAAGAGATGAGGAGAGTCTTGTTCTCATAGCGTTTTGCCTCCAGCGCCGGCAGGATTTTGTCCGCGGAGGTTTCGCCGAGGATTTCCTCTGCCAGTCTGGCTGTCACTCCGCGCTTTTCGCGCGCTTCGCTCTCCAGGCCGCCGGCCAGCGCGCTCAGCGAACGGTACTTTTCTTCGGCCGCGCCCTTATTTTTTGCCGCCTCTTTGAGCTCCCTCTCCGTCGGTACCTCTCCTGCGAGCGAAGCGGGCGACGGGTGATCGCGTGAGCCGCAGACGGGGCAGGGGTGCCCCTCTTCCAGCGCCGAAGCGAGGATGCCCGCCTGCGCGTTGAGGAAGAGGCGGTTTTTATCTTCATAACTGTCCCTCGCGGTCTCATAGCGGCTCTCGGCCTCGGCAAATCCTTTCCGGGCTAGGGCGAGTTTTTTCAGCGCCGCGTCCTGCTCGGCAAGCCTCTCTTCTATCTCGCGCAGCCGCCGCGCCCTCTCTCCGCTTTCCTGGCGGCTGTTTTTCAGCCGTTCAAATGTGAGATCCGCCTCCCGCAGTGCCGCGGCCTCATTTTTAGCCCGCGCCTCATCTTCTCTGACCGCCCTCAGCCGCTCGTTCCCGGACCTTTCCTCTTCCGCATATTTGCCAAGCGATTTTTCTTTCGCCTCTTTTGCATCCAGCAGCTCTCTCTTCATACTCTTCAGCCGCCCGGCCGAGCTCAGGATGGCCGCCAATACTGCGGAACGGCTCCGCGCGGCCTCCAGCGCAGCTTCCAGGGCCGCCTTTTCCGCCGCCGCCTCTTTGAGTCCCGCGCGCTCCGCTTTAAGGCTCTCCGTCGAGGCGGCCTGCGTTGCCAACGCTGCCTGCCGGCGTTCTATTTCCTCTTTGTCCTTGCTGATCGCCGATTTTATCGCTTCCAGTTTTGCGCGGCGCGCCGCAAGCTCGTCGCAGGCGGGGAGTTCATCCCTGATAGATTCGATCTCATGGGCCAGCGCCAGACGCCGTGTCTCTTTTTGCTCTTCGGAGCTGTTTTCTTCCGTGAGCAGCGTCAGCTCCTTTTCTCTCTCCGTCAGGTCAGCCTTTGCTGCGGTAAGGTTTTTTCTGGTTTTCTCCGCCTCTTCGGCGCGGACCAGTCCGGCGCCGAGTGCTGCCAGCGCCTCCTCCGTTTCGCGCAGCTCCGACGAGAGCTTGTCGTCAGTATCCCCGTCGAGCCGCAGCAGTTCGCGGACTAAGGCCAGCGCCTCCTCCGGAGGAGAGCCCTTTGCCCTTTTCAGCGCCTCGCGCAGTTCTTCGTCTTCAGGTGTTTCGACACCGTCCATATACTGCGCGATAGCGCCGCCCAACTCGGTACAGGCCCTTTCCCGTGCCGCCGCCTCCTCTTTCAGCTTATCCTGCAGCTTTCGATAGTATTCTGTCTTTAGTATACGGCTGAAAAGAGCGCCCCTTTCATCCGTCGAGGCCAGCAGCAGCTTGAGAAATTCACCCTGCGCGATCATCGATATCTGCGAGAACTGGGCCCTGTCAAGGCCCGTTAGCTCCTTTATCCTGTCGCTGACCGGCCTGAAGCCGCAGCAGACGCCGCCTCCCGGCAGATACAGTTCGGCATTGGCAGCCACCTTTGTGAAACCACTGCCCTTTTGTTTAGGACGCAGATAGGCAGGGTTGCGCTTCACAGTGTATCTTTTGCCGTCGTACAGGAACTCCAGTTCGACAAAAGTCAGGGCAGAGGCCTCCGCGTATTTGCTGCGGAAAGCCTCCGTTTCGCGGATTTCGCCGCTCGCCGAGCCGTAAAGCGCGTAGGTGATGGCGTCAAAAATGGTGGTTTTACCCGCGCCGGTGTCGCCGCAGATGAGATATAGGCCGCTTTCGCCGAGCCTGTCCATCTCGATGACGGTCTTGCCGCTGTATGGCCCGAAGGCGCAGAGCGTAAGTTTTAGCGGTCTCATTGAGCGTCCTCCCAGATGTCTTCGATATGCGACGATACGATCCTTTTCTGTTCTTCCGTCAGCTCAGCGCCGTTTTGCTTGAAATAGAGCTCGTCGAAGAGTTCGAGCGGAGTTCTGCTCTCGGCGCGCGCGGCGGTGAACACGTCCGTTTGTGAACGTGTGCGGCTATTGTCATAATCGAGGCGCATAATGCGCGGATAGATAGAGCGCAGTCTGGCGACCGCGTCGAACACATCCTCTTCATCGGTGAGTGTGATGTGGAAGTAATCGCCGGTGTCGAGGCCGTCGTAAAAATTTTTTGAGGCGATCTCGTTATAGCCGCCGCAGATCTCGCGCAGGTCCCTCTTTGGAGTGAGCGGAAGCGTATGCACCGTCAGAGAACCCTTTTCGCGCAGCTCCACGACCGTCAGCGACTTTTGCTGGCAGCTCTCGGAGAAGGAGTACTTGAGCGGCGTGCCGCAATAGCGCGCCTTGCCGTCCGGCAGCGTCTGCG
The window above is part of the Cloacibacillus evryensis DSM 19522 genome. Proteins encoded here:
- a CDS encoding lysophospholipid acyltransferase family protein, translated to MAQSQPLIWHSLNTFRKLVCALPHERAVALGGALGSLVGRFSHKKVSEAQERCAKILGVSRERALEIVLGSYGHFGRAAAEFARMPVMADKIDSLMHSSGQEHLFEAVKSGRGAILATAHIGNWEYAACWLAHLGLPINSLGADQRDERITELIKELRRAGGSKALGKASDLKSMMKALQNGEIVAVPVDQDAKELGVVSPFLGFAASTPVGPAKLAAKLGCDVIPGACVRRPDGISFELTLLPPMKGRGGEPFGKDMQASTDDLNAVISEMIRAHPDQWMWMYPRWESVERGIFGDRGN
- a CDS encoding YerC/YecD family TrpR-related protein yields the protein MSNQWKDEFTDQLCDSIVAITDRDEAYRFLEDVATFSEIKAFSQRLQVASLLIKGFSYPQIVQATGASTATISRVKKFVEYGADGYRDVLRKLEAAKTNEGK
- a CDS encoding AAA family ATPase, with product MRPLKLTLCAFGPYSGKTVIEMDRLGESGLYLICGDTGAGKTTIFDAITYALYGSASGEIRETEAFRSKYAEASALTFVELEFLYDGKRYTVKRNPAYLRPKQKGSGFTKVAANAELYLPGGGVCCGFRPVSDRIKELTGLDRAQFSQISMIAQGEFLKLLLASTDERGALFSRILKTEYYRKLQDKLKEEAAARERACTELGGAIAQYMDGVETPEDEELREALKRAKGSPPEEALALVRELLRLDGDTDDKLSSELRETEEALAALGAGLVRAEEAEKTRKNLTAAKADLTEREKELTLLTEENSSEEQKETRRLALAHEIESIRDELPACDELAARRAKLEAIKSAISKDKEEIERRQAALATQAASTESLKAERAGLKEAAAEKAALEAALEAARSRSAVLAAILSSAGRLKSMKRELLDAKEAKEKSLGKYAEEERSGNERLRAVREDEARAKNEAAALREADLTFERLKNSRQESGERARRLREIEERLAEQDAALKKLALARKGFAEAESRYETARDSYEDKNRLFLNAQAGILASALEEGHPCPVCGSRDHPSPASLAGEVPTERELKEAAKNKGAAEEKYRSLSALAGGLESEAREKRGVTARLAEEILGETSADKILPALEAKRYENKTLLISLDEALTAAAKDIKNRNESEQKAAAFAQEIKMREEELCLLAEEWRQAQAEADNGISRLAGMIEADERSLTEDCGKVLAECGLDKAEAQSAAELKEAEKTVCETKRAIALAAAKIERTRELETLIPAGEEQRNTLEQAIRSAEIKLTEAAGALRAEEDSVQALSLRLPYAGRAEAERAVKEKEKELESMKAALARSRLALQGCRTKRDEAEGRVKGLEKGLSGAEETDAEELKKEQAAASARKEALALERGVVAARLSVNHKAAAGLSAKSKELAEEEKLRRLLKPLAETANGTLNGKPRIMLETYVQMACFERILQRANVRFMVMSSGQYELKRRENEETLKGKIGLDLDVVDHYNGTVRGVKTLSGGESFMASLSLALGLSDEIQSVAGGVKLDTLFVDEGFGSLDGESLEQALKVLASLSEGRRLVGIISHVGELRERIEKQIVVTKNGASGSEAEIRS
- the proS gene encoding proline--tRNA ligase, which translates into the protein MAKNITPKEKDYSQWYLDVIRAAEMADYAPVRGCMVVRPTGYAIWELVQKHFDDAFKETGHVNAAFPLLIPQSFLSKEAEHVEGFAPECAVVTHAGGEELEEPLIVRPTSETVIGHMYSKWVQSWRDLPILINQWCNVMRWEKRPRLFLRTSEFLWQEGHTAHASKDEAVEETLRMLEVYRRIMTDYLALPVLEGEKTEGERFPGADNTYTCETMMSDKKALQAGTSHYLGQNFAKAFEIQFQNRDGEMEFAYTTSWGVSTRLIGAIIMTHSDNDGLVLPPRIAPVKAVIVPISTSGEKIEKELMPKAAELKAALNEALGGRFVSIDSQFHMRPGDRFFSHLQRGVPLRLELGEKEYAAEKLRVVRRDTGEKLEIAWADAPAAIPALLEEIQQNLYRRALEFRLANTHRADSFEEFKMLLEEKGGFIEVFFDGTKEDEKAIKEATGATPRCFPFAHSEERGKCFYTGKEGARKAIFAKAY
- a CDS encoding AbrB family transcriptional regulator produces the protein MENLSSQFYTIFAVALGSGLGYKLNFPAGAMVGGLLGGLIVKGAFTMGLDPKIDWLSYLSQALVAYVLVRGSDFSSLRELPKYLPAAIAYSLLLLAFTLGLAWLFAHFCKMDFLTSLFATTPGGLTGIAVVAVDIGANPAISVLFNICRIVTVLVVVPILANIIVKH
- a CDS encoding HNH endonuclease, with the translated sequence MRRVKRIIDDMRRRCGYKRMLSQHPHEVDILFDVISKRLGREALIRQVKNKKDYYLIDIAFSYFQKADRNRQVGYRSGFCFRKPSFIYKELMFIIVHSPIMFSFFQQNFDYDVFRSILEKTGKYRDCNYMYYTIFNKNRDTKETFEISTESMDEFLKEIDLVESQYGFAKTVFSAKNSSKANLGNTYYLLIANKFTTENISEIIDISWDLFMWLYPSKPLFSRDATLNRSMRNIERKCEFHHIKNLPNFMTDIECEGVIQAAHIKPHHKGGSDKMENGLWLCEKHHRLTEGKISGRRNKTAIDVRYIS